Proteins encoded together in one Gigantopelta aegis isolate Gae_Host chromosome 8, Gae_host_genome, whole genome shotgun sequence window:
- the LOC121379979 gene encoding WD repeat-containing protein 13-like: MAALWQQVLALDAKFNAYRTPNNPQFRTLYIRRRSQLLRENAKSECDLAARKDYLHTRAQLLNSRYGSPSFSDCGSIKSRSFSIRSISKNTGESFESMTVGVGDTRKYHRRHLSSGSLKHLYEGPMKRVYDSIEVVPTSAAEASRAMAGGKSLSENYAFAGMHHIFDQHTASVSSVKFAHDDKSRVACCSLDGTLSICQLIPPPATVICMLRGHEAGVTDFVWSLSNDVILSVSYDGTARLWDVAAGSCLRVIEDGGSGELYCCMFQPLNNNMFVTGSGRGNVQVMNMSTGKGYKGGSSKVTGKVYCLAFDASGKILWAGDERGSIFSFTVDVATGKLTKARRITVCEGQPVTSISARAWINREARDPSLLVNCCLNSLCLFRIVSDDGALQLKKTFPIKQRVSHIKSSFCPLMSFRQGACVISGSEDMCVYFFDVTKESKSCVNKLLGHSAPVLDVCFNCDESLLASCDAQGLVIIWKREGKQGIL; the protein is encoded by the exons atggcTGCTCTTTGGCAGCAAGTGCTTGCTCTTGATGCAAAGTTTAACGCATATCGAACCCCAAATAACCctcagttta GAACCTTATATATTCGGCGGAGAAGCCAACTTTTGCGAGAAAATGCAAAGAGTGAG TGTGACCTAGCAGCCAGGAAAGACTATTTACACACGAGAGCCCAGTTGTTAAACAGTCGATATGGGAGTCCATCATTTTCGGATTGCgg AAGTATCAAAAGTCGTTCCTTCAGCATCAGAAGTATCAGCAAGAACACGGGAGAG AGTTTTGAATCGATGACGGTGGGTGTTGGTGATACGAGGAAGTACCACCGCCGCCACCTCAGTAGTGGGTCACTGAAGCACCTGTATGAGGGGCCGATGAAGAGAGTGTATGACAGCATCGAGGTCGTCCCCACGAGTGCTGCTGAAGCCAGCAG agcAATGGCGGGTGGTAAAAGTCTGTCAGAAAACTATGCTTTTGCTGGGATGCATCACATTTTTGACCAGCACACTGCATCAG TTTCCAGTGTGAAGTTTGCCCATGACGACAAGTCACGTGTTGCCTGCTGTTCACTGGATGGAACCTTATCGATCTGTCAGCTCATCCCCCCACCTGCAACAGTCATCTGTATGTTACGAGGGCATGAAGCAGGTGTCACAG ATTTTGTGTGGTCCTTGTCGAACGATGTGATTCTGTCTGTGTCGTATGACGGGACCGCTCGACTGTGGGACGTGGCCGCTGGGTCGTGTCTGCGGGTCATCGAGGATGGAGGGAGTGGAGAGCTGTACTGCTGCATGTTTCAACCTCTCAATAACAACATGTTTGTC ACAGGCAGTGGTCGGGGAAATGTGCAAGTCATGAATATGTCCACAGGCAAAGGATATAAG GGAGGATCCAGTAAGGTGACCGGGAAGGTTTACTGTCTGGCCTTTGATGCTAGTGGCAAGATTCTATGGGCTGGTGATGAGCGGGGGTCGATCTTTTCATTCACTGTGGATGTGGCAACTGGAAAACTTACAAAAGCAAGAAG GATCACCGTGTGTGAGGGCCAGCCAGTAACCAGCATATCGGCCCGAGCCTGGATTAACAGAGAAGCTAGAGATCCATCTCTCTTAGTGAACTGTTGTCTCAACTCTCTGTGTCTGTTCAG AATTGTATCAGACGATGGAGCATTACAGCTGAAGAAGACGTTTCCTATCAAGCAGAGAGTTTCACATATCAAGAGTTCGTTCTGTCCTCTCATGTCCTTCAGACAAGGAGCCTGTGTCA tttcaGGTAGTGAGgacatgtgtgtgtatttctttGACGTGACCAAGGAGTCTAAATCGTGTGTGAACAAACTGCTGGGTCATTCGGCCCCGGTCCTCGACGTGTGTTTTAACTGTGATGAGAGTCTGCTGGCGTCCTGTGATGCTCAAGGTCTTGTTATTATATGGAAGAGAGAGGGCAAGCAGGGAATTCTGTGa